In Hevea brasiliensis isolate MT/VB/25A 57/8 chromosome 13, ASM3005281v1, whole genome shotgun sequence, a single genomic region encodes these proteins:
- the LOC110659692 gene encoding dual specificity protein phosphatase PHS1 isoform X1: MSKEQKESSVSIINTTLQAQDFWGLINIPRSDFVASMYTWEFQDKEEERELDLGSDEPDTPLPLTVTSRVLYMLGDITVGSAHRFAQWLELVRKRSGKYRASGFPRRPHGLDTMPSGSSILLSYHYSLPARELLVDSKSDPPPEQAQETSLWERLGKAAVLDIESSSFSWDMLSSLHHTEHSSSTEQSEDEMNKALEVTVNSGGVVFFALFNQHGNNDASSKEAAAVIKFSSSRMATQSERLGYEFAKWLGVQTPQARVIHNCSTEWLQIKEAAEKARVTANSEGDEVGEVTCSELLEALDLSRCLLLMSYIHGSPLLESSTALDSRENAEKTAAALGRVLMLDLVIRNEDRLPCRQLRWRGNATNLLLADKMISANMNALEDVFDSAINRYRPSVIRALQKERRATSVDSRLNSNEPGIASQGCDLSDVKESPKSSNKSLRSQTSEESLFSELQKFHIVAIDSGVPRRPPAGKRANDQTNYPKLVELLLNSSDYSSNLLYEITGGKLGTSLEDTNTTDIRGTEITSVVQEFRSGFRAALRDLQGFHIFLLTLNQKLDSLLRAFMNITNKTAGDFDREDMVVPESPLHVGVHCPSPPTPSKDRFLNDNHPDFSDSELQKTAPRSSSSGNKESSDSRSPISREIWHGKFSRGSAEPIHSLRLTTKLRDIHKFAKVDIESNKELEQWNEMLRNDVIKLCQENNFNTGYFEGSDNNCVVDAYELKVRLEHILDRISLISDAANTEKPSSITNSLFIGGALAARSIYTLQHVGITHIVCLCANEIGQSDSQYPDLFEYRNYSICDNEDANISSIFEEVSNFIDHVESIGGKVLVHCFEGKSRSATLVLAYLMLRKNFTLLEAWNAVRRVHRRAQPNDGFARILLDLDRKLHGKVSMEWQQRKPTMKVCPICGKNAGLSSSSLKLHLQKSHKKLSSGSVDSAMSMEIHKVLDALKMTRGGSVSPTQSTSVMD; the protein is encoded by the exons ATGTCGAAAGAGCAAAAGGAAAGCTCTGTATCAATCATCAACACCACCCTACAGGCCCAG GATTTTTGGGGATTGATTAACATCCCAAGATCGGATTTTGTGGCTTCTATGTATACGTGGGAATTTCAGGACAAAGAGGAGGAGAGGGAACTGGACCTAGGATCCGACGAGCCTGACACGCCTTTACCTCTCACCGTTACTTCCCGG GTGTTGTATATGTTGGGAGATATAACGGTGGGTTCTGCACATCGGTTTGCTCAATGGCTGGAGTTGGTTCGTAAGAGAAGCGGGAAATATCGTGCCTCGGGGTTCCCCCGCCGCCCTCACGGGCTTGACACCATGCCCTCTGGGTCTTCCATCTTGCTCTCTTATCATTACTCATTGCC TGCACGAGAATTGCTTGTTGATTCAAAAAGTGATCCTCCTCCTGAACAAGCTCAAGAGACCAGTTTATGGGAAAGGCTTGGTAAAGCTGCTGTGTTGGACATTGAGTCTAGCTCATTTTCCTGGGACATGCTTTCTTCACTTCACCACACTGAGCATAGTAGTAGCACCGAACAATCTGAGGATGAAATGAATAAAGCACTTGAG GTAACTGTAAATTCTGGGGGAGTTGTTTTCTTTGCATTATTCAACCAGCATGGAAACAATGATGCTTCTTCTAAGGAAGCAGCAGCTGTCATAAAATTTTCATCTTCAAGGATGGCCACACAATCTGAACGCCTTGGCTATGAATTTGCGAAGTGGCTAGGAGTCCAAACTCCACAG GCTAGAGTCATTCATAATTGCAGCACAGAGTGGCTCCAGATTAAGGAAGCTGCAGAAAAAGCAAGAGTTACAGCAAATTCGGAAGGAGATGAAGTTGGCGAAGTTACATGTTCAGAACTTCTGGAAGCTCTTGATCTTAGCCGATGTCTTCTTCTGATGAG TTATATTCATGGATCTCCTTTATTGGAAAGCTCAACTGCACTTGATTCACGTGAAAATGCGGAAAAAACTGCAGCTGCTCTCGGTCGGGTCTTGATGTTGGACCTTGTCATCAGAAATGAAGATCGATTGCCTTGCCGACAGCTCAGATGGCGTGGGAATGCCACAAATTTATTGTTGGCTGATAAAATGATCTCTGCAAACATGAATGCATTGGAGGATGTTTTCGATTCTGCTATCAACCGGTACAGACCAAGTGTGATTAGGGCTCTTCAGAAAGAAAGAAGGGCAACTTCAGTGGATAGTAGATTGAACTCTAATGAGCCAGGAATTGCATCACAGGGCTGTGATCTTTCTGATGTCAAAGAATCTCCAAAATCTAGTAACAAGAGCCTAAGAAGTCAAACATCAGAGGAGTCATTATTCTCTGAACTCCAAAAGTTTCACATTGTAGCCATTGACTCTGGTGTTCCTCGCCGGCCTCCTGCTGGGAAACGTGCAAATGACCAGACAAATTATCCTAAACTGGTTGAGTTACTTCTTAACAGTTCTGATTACTCCTCTAATTTGTTATATGAAATAACAGGAGGGAAATTAGGAACTTCTTTAGAAGACACCAACACAACTGATATACGAGGAACAGAAATTACTTCAGTTGTTCAGGAATTTCGTAGTGGATTTCGGGCTGCGCTTAGGGATCTTCAAGGTTTCCATATATTCCTTCTAACACTTAACCAAAAACTGGATAGTTTGTTACGAGCATTTATGAATATTACAAATAAAACTGCTGGGGACTTTGACAGAGAAGATATGGTTGTTCCCGAGTCACCTTTGCATGTAGGAGTTCATTGTCCTTCTCCACCAACACCAAGTAAGGACCGGTTCCTTAATGATAATCATCCAGATTTTAGTGATTCAGAACTACAGAAAACAGCACCAAGATCATCATCTTCAGGAAATAAAGAAAGCTCAGACTCTCGTTCTCCCATCTCCAGAGAAATTTGGCATGGGAAGTTCTCCAGGGGAAGCGCAGAGCCCATTCATAGCCTCCGTTTGACAACAAAGCTTCGTGACATCCATAAGTTTGCCAAG GTTGATATTGAATCAAATAAAGAACTGGAGCAATGGAATGAAATGCTGAGAAATGATGTCATCAAACTGTGTCAGGAGAACAATTTCAATACAGGATATTTTGAGGGCAGTGATAATAACTGTGTTGTTGATGCTTATGAGTTGAAG GTCAGACTAGAGCACATCCTTGATAGAATATCATTGATCTCTGATGCTGCAAATACAGAGAAACCATCATCAATCACAAATAGCTTGTTCATTGGTGGGGCCCTAGCTGCTAGATCCATTTATACTTTACAACATGTAGGAATCACTCACATAGTGTGTTTGTGTGCCAATGAAATTGGGCAGTCAGATTCTCAGTACCCTGATCTATTTGAGTACAGAAATTACTCT ATATGTGACAACGAAGATGCAAATATCAGCAGTATATTTGAAGAAGTTTCCAATTTTATTGATCATGTTGAATCAATAGGCGGGAAGGTTCTAGTTCATTGCTTTGAAGGGAAGAGTAGAAGTGCCACATTAGTTCTTGCTTACTTAATGCTTAGGAA GAACTTCACTTTATTAGAAGCATGGAATGCCGTCAGACGAGTTCATCGCCGAGCTCAGCCTAATGATGGGTTTGCAAGAATTTTATTGGATCTTGACCGGAAATTGCATGGGAAGGTGTCAATGGAGTGGCAACAGCGGAAGCCAACAATGAAAGTTTGTCCCATCTGTGGGAAGAATGCTGGCCTAAGCAGCAGCTCACTCAAGCTTCATTTGCAAAAATCGCATAAGAAGCTATCATCAGGAAGTGTGGATAGTGCTATGAGTATGGAGATACACAAAGTTCTGGATGCTCTAAAAATGACTAGAGGTGGAAGTGTCAGCCCAACACAGTCTACTTCAGTTATGGACTAG
- the LOC110659692 gene encoding dual specificity protein phosphatase PHS1 isoform X5 has translation MLSSLHHTEHSSSTEQSEDEMNKALEVTVNSGGVVFFALFNQHGNNDASSKEAAAVIKFSSSRMATQSERLGYEFAKWLGVQTPQARVIHNCSTEWLQIKEAAEKARVTANSEGDEVGEVTCSELLEALDLSRCLLLMSYIHGSPLLESSTALDSRENAEKTAAALGRVLMLDLVIRNEDRLPCRQLRWRGNATNLLLADKMISANMNALEDVFDSAINRYRPSVIRALQKERRATSVDSRLNSNEPGIASQGCDLSDVKESPKSSNKSLRSQTSEESLFSELQKFHIVAIDSGVPRRPPAGKRANDQTNYPKLVELLLNSSDYSSNLLYEITGGKLGTSLEDTNTTDIRGTEITSVVQEFRSGFRAALRDLQGFHIFLLTLNQKLDSLLRAFMNITNKTAGDFDREDMVVPESPLHVGVHCPSPPTPSKDRFLNDNHPDFSDSELQKTAPRSSSSGNKESSDSRSPISREIWHGKFSRGSAEPIHSLRLTTKLRDIHKFAKVDIESNKELEQWNEMLRNDVIKLCQENNFNTGYFEGSDNNCVVDAYELKVRLEHILDRISLISDAANTEKPSSITNSLFIGGALAARSIYTLQHVGITHIVCLCANEIGQSDSQYPDLFEYRNYSICDNEDANISSIFEEVSNFIDHVESIGGKVLVHCFEGKSRSATLVLAYLMLRKNFTLLEAWNAVRRVHRRAQPNDGFARILLDLDRKLHGKVSMEWQQRKPTMKVCPICGKNAGLSSSSLKLHLQKSHKKLSSGSVDSAMSMEIHKVLDALKMTRGGSVSPTQSTSVMD, from the exons ATGCTTTCTTCACTTCACCACACTGAGCATAGTAGTAGCACCGAACAATCTGAGGATGAAATGAATAAAGCACTTGAG GTAACTGTAAATTCTGGGGGAGTTGTTTTCTTTGCATTATTCAACCAGCATGGAAACAATGATGCTTCTTCTAAGGAAGCAGCAGCTGTCATAAAATTTTCATCTTCAAGGATGGCCACACAATCTGAACGCCTTGGCTATGAATTTGCGAAGTGGCTAGGAGTCCAAACTCCACAG GCTAGAGTCATTCATAATTGCAGCACAGAGTGGCTCCAGATTAAGGAAGCTGCAGAAAAAGCAAGAGTTACAGCAAATTCGGAAGGAGATGAAGTTGGCGAAGTTACATGTTCAGAACTTCTGGAAGCTCTTGATCTTAGCCGATGTCTTCTTCTGATGAG TTATATTCATGGATCTCCTTTATTGGAAAGCTCAACTGCACTTGATTCACGTGAAAATGCGGAAAAAACTGCAGCTGCTCTCGGTCGGGTCTTGATGTTGGACCTTGTCATCAGAAATGAAGATCGATTGCCTTGCCGACAGCTCAGATGGCGTGGGAATGCCACAAATTTATTGTTGGCTGATAAAATGATCTCTGCAAACATGAATGCATTGGAGGATGTTTTCGATTCTGCTATCAACCGGTACAGACCAAGTGTGATTAGGGCTCTTCAGAAAGAAAGAAGGGCAACTTCAGTGGATAGTAGATTGAACTCTAATGAGCCAGGAATTGCATCACAGGGCTGTGATCTTTCTGATGTCAAAGAATCTCCAAAATCTAGTAACAAGAGCCTAAGAAGTCAAACATCAGAGGAGTCATTATTCTCTGAACTCCAAAAGTTTCACATTGTAGCCATTGACTCTGGTGTTCCTCGCCGGCCTCCTGCTGGGAAACGTGCAAATGACCAGACAAATTATCCTAAACTGGTTGAGTTACTTCTTAACAGTTCTGATTACTCCTCTAATTTGTTATATGAAATAACAGGAGGGAAATTAGGAACTTCTTTAGAAGACACCAACACAACTGATATACGAGGAACAGAAATTACTTCAGTTGTTCAGGAATTTCGTAGTGGATTTCGGGCTGCGCTTAGGGATCTTCAAGGTTTCCATATATTCCTTCTAACACTTAACCAAAAACTGGATAGTTTGTTACGAGCATTTATGAATATTACAAATAAAACTGCTGGGGACTTTGACAGAGAAGATATGGTTGTTCCCGAGTCACCTTTGCATGTAGGAGTTCATTGTCCTTCTCCACCAACACCAAGTAAGGACCGGTTCCTTAATGATAATCATCCAGATTTTAGTGATTCAGAACTACAGAAAACAGCACCAAGATCATCATCTTCAGGAAATAAAGAAAGCTCAGACTCTCGTTCTCCCATCTCCAGAGAAATTTGGCATGGGAAGTTCTCCAGGGGAAGCGCAGAGCCCATTCATAGCCTCCGTTTGACAACAAAGCTTCGTGACATCCATAAGTTTGCCAAG GTTGATATTGAATCAAATAAAGAACTGGAGCAATGGAATGAAATGCTGAGAAATGATGTCATCAAACTGTGTCAGGAGAACAATTTCAATACAGGATATTTTGAGGGCAGTGATAATAACTGTGTTGTTGATGCTTATGAGTTGAAG GTCAGACTAGAGCACATCCTTGATAGAATATCATTGATCTCTGATGCTGCAAATACAGAGAAACCATCATCAATCACAAATAGCTTGTTCATTGGTGGGGCCCTAGCTGCTAGATCCATTTATACTTTACAACATGTAGGAATCACTCACATAGTGTGTTTGTGTGCCAATGAAATTGGGCAGTCAGATTCTCAGTACCCTGATCTATTTGAGTACAGAAATTACTCT ATATGTGACAACGAAGATGCAAATATCAGCAGTATATTTGAAGAAGTTTCCAATTTTATTGATCATGTTGAATCAATAGGCGGGAAGGTTCTAGTTCATTGCTTTGAAGGGAAGAGTAGAAGTGCCACATTAGTTCTTGCTTACTTAATGCTTAGGAA GAACTTCACTTTATTAGAAGCATGGAATGCCGTCAGACGAGTTCATCGCCGAGCTCAGCCTAATGATGGGTTTGCAAGAATTTTATTGGATCTTGACCGGAAATTGCATGGGAAGGTGTCAATGGAGTGGCAACAGCGGAAGCCAACAATGAAAGTTTGTCCCATCTGTGGGAAGAATGCTGGCCTAAGCAGCAGCTCACTCAAGCTTCATTTGCAAAAATCGCATAAGAAGCTATCATCAGGAAGTGTGGATAGTGCTATGAGTATGGAGATACACAAAGTTCTGGATGCTCTAAAAATGACTAGAGGTGGAAGTGTCAGCCCAACACAGTCTACTTCAGTTATGGACTAG